The Gambusia affinis linkage group LG05, SWU_Gaff_1.0, whole genome shotgun sequence region GAAGAATTGGGCATCAATCATCTCGACTACATTTGTTCTGGTTTGTGgagcaaacatttttgattgtgctgctttggctttgaagatattaaacAAAGTTTAACCAGACTTCAGATTGACCTTTtgtgacctctggaaacatttcttaatatctttaaaatgatagcagcacaaacaataaatgttgCTACACAAACCAGCTACACAAACTTTGGACAAaccatttttgtctgatttgaagaaagATACATTCATTTGACAGTAAAAGAGTTGAATAAATTTTTGCTGTAAGATTatctaaaataagttttaaaatattctcatGAATTCCAGTAGTTTATTATATGCGGAAAGGCTCTGCTTAATGTTGTGATGTCACATAGGCTGATGTGTCATCAGGCGCTTTTGGAACTTTTGTCAATAAGAGAGAAGTTCCAACTCAGATTTCTCACATTTGTTGCAATTCAGTTCAAGGAGAAAGTCAGACTTCGAAGACCTGATATTTCAACTAAACCATGGTGGAACACGGTGAAagtaagtatttttgttttttaatttagtgaCAAAAAACAGATCTAATTTTGTGTGAGATTTTTGAGGAAATTGTGACAGCAACGTTAAAAATAGTTTCCACATGATATGCTGtgagaaatctgttttttagcacaacatcaaattattttagttacttTTGAGTCTCCATTACTCATGTGTCCTTGGGTAATATTCACAAGATTTTTCCCCCCAATTGGCTCAATCTGCAGCgctccaaaatatttttctgcctaTATAAGTCATGTAACATGAGTGTCCCAACtctaagaaaacataaataacacaTAAATGCACCTCAGCAATTGAGGAGGTGATTCAACAGAAACTGCAAACCCATTTTCTGTTTAAGGTTGtgagtaatttgtttttcagctcaaATCATTTTACTTACTTTTGAGGAAAATATCGAAAGTTTCAGTTGTGCTTCtagcacctttttttttgttgttgtttttgcatatttgacaACTTCATTGagtaaacatgaaaacaggATCAAAATAGTAAGacgttttacacattttaaagccAGTTTATGGTTTTCTCACTTTAAGTATTAAATTCACTGTGATAGGAGAGAAATAATCTGATCATCTAGTGATCCGGCctgaaatctgactttgtaaaACCGTTATAAAGTTGGCCTTCTGTCCTGGGGCGATCCTAACCTGTTTGGCATCCTGGGCGAAGCCCCCACACCCCAGACTGTACTCAATATTAACAATTTGCTAAATTGCAATGTTTAAGGCCTTCAGCACTTAAATCTTAATTTTACTTTCACTCTGGGCATAAACATAAATGATCTGCaaaccaaatttaaataattgaccTTAGACAAGTGAACATGCTTGGCAAAAATACTTCtccttaacatttttttctttgtaattagTTATCAGACcgaaaaaaatacataacagcTTCAAAATCACAAAGTGTGCAAGTGAGGGGGAAACCAATCTGTTCCACAGTTTAACAAGGTGCCAAGGCTTCAAGACAATACACAGGCCAAACCTGACCCACCTCAACAGGTGTTACGTTGATTCACGTTTCCCCATCAAATAAGGTTCCCCCAGCGCTCATAACAAGCACGCGCTTGTTCAGCGCTTTCATCTACAGAACTACGGACACCGTGAAAGCTCAAACAACGTGTTTCAGCGAAGTTGTCCcactaataaatatatatgtgtgtgtgtgtgtgtgtgtatttaagATGCTTAGTGTCAATCAGCAACCCCTCTTccatgactttgttttttttctttttgtgcagcTGTAATGAAACGAAGCCTTCGCTTATCGATTAATGGATATTATAACTCCGATGGGGAACCAACAATATCCTATCGAGAGACAAGAATcaagtatattattattatttttttagctcttaAATTTAACTGTCATCTGCTGATCAATGCGCATATTTAAACActtgtattttttccttcttgggCCAGGGGTAGGCAAAGAAAGCGCCTCTTAAACAGGAGAATAAAAGACAATGATGAGGATTTCATTGTTAAAGAGGAGATTGCCCCTTTGATACGTCGTGGGATCATCTTCCTCATATTGCTGTTGTCTGGTAAATACTCTCCTTCCACAAACAAGTAATTTGAAAGTGTTGTCGaaagtctgtatttttgctATGTCACTAACTGTCATCTTCTGCTCATGTTCATCAGGATGTAGCTGCCTATTTTCTGCTCTGCACTTCCGATCTTCAGAGCCAGTTAAACTAACACCAGTGGACATGGTAGGTTTTCTCTTCCTAATCTTAACTCTGATTTAAATATCCTGAACAAGCTGTTAATTTCAATGTTGTGACAAACTTTCTGTCTCTGGATAAGGATCAAGAAAAGCTCCAGGAGGGTTACAACGAAGATCTGcagaagataaaaaagaaaatcgaCTACCTTCTACCACCTGCAGATCTGTGGCCCAACTTTGCTCTGGAGTCTCAAGGTGAGCTGTTAGAAATAAGATCATAAACCAGATTGCAAATTTTTAGTATTAAGGTTTCCTAACTCaatatttctggtttttttGTGCAGGTGCAAGACTTGTACACACAATGACCTCCGAAACATATCAGCGCACCAGACCATGCAGATTTTTGGGCATAACTTCCCAACAACAGCAACAATCCATAGGCCCAAACATTGTCATTCAGGTCCGAACAACACTCAGAACATTAAATGAATATTAGGCAAAGTGGTGTttctatttgataaaatattagaCTTTACCATTTCGATTTCTCTTAGTCTTTGTACCCgcttaaactttgttttgtacTCTGTTTTCAGGGAAGAACTCGTCTGAACCCTGGAGAATGCTGGGCCTTTACAGGATTCCCGGGACGTTTATCCATCCAACTGTCCCACAGAGCCACTGTGACTCATGTGTCGCTGGGACATATTCCTAAAGCGATATCCCCATCTTCCACAGTCTCCAGCGCTCCGAGGGAATTCTCTGTCTATGTAAGTCAAGCAACACCACACGTATCACATATGTGTCCACCTGTACTGTAGAAGAAAAGGCTTTATAATGTGTTAGCAATGATTCAGTTAGATATCACCTGATCTCATGCAAACTTTCTGCCTGCACAAATGAATTTTCTGCTTATCTCAGCATATGATGTTTTTAGATACACCAACTAACTTTCACATATTTAGAAAGAACAGGATAATGAGCTGTATTTCTATCTAATTTTGTCTCAGGGGAAGAAGGATATAAACGATGAGGAGAGTTTCTTGGGAACTTTCCAATATGAAGAAGATGGTGACAGGATACAGACCTTCAAACTCCctgtaaatatgtcaaattaatgttttattaaccAAATACAACAGTTCTTACAGAAGCCCAGATTGACTGACCAGTTATAAATATTGGTAATTTTTCCTAACATACAAGATAAGGTTCTTTAGACCAACTTTTATTATGTCTTGACAACAAAATACATCCATTTGTTATCATAAAACAATCGTTTTTGTTGCCTCACGAAAAGAAACAATACGTGTTGCCTCACGAAAAGAAACCTAGTAACAATGTTATCCCAGTGTTACTaggtaacattttgttttctagttGGGAAGATTTTAGCATAATTCCATTATATCTTGATAAATCtatgcaaaatatatttacagcaAGGACAGTTGAACTAGGCTTCCATGCACTTTATTCAGATCTCCTATGTTTCCATTGTCTTTTCTATTTGTAGCTATGGATTATCAATCTAACCCTCCTAATTTTTATCTCTCTTGGCTCACAGGATGATAAAACCGACTCCTTCACCTATGTGAGCCTAGAGGTGAACAGCAACTGGGGCCAACTGGACTACACATGCCTCTACAATTTTAGAGTGCATGGAGTTATTGCGCCATGAAGAGGACACCATCCTTTATATCTGTTTTgtacatgtttaatttatttagtaatatttatttaaagagtaAAACACAGTCCTCATGACAACTAGCTGTTGTCAGAACCTGGGAAGCAGTTCCTGCTGGCTGGTGTCAGAGCCTTGGCCTCGCCAGTGGCTGGAAGCTGGTGTTGGAGCCTGGACCTCTCCAGTGGCCGGTGGCTGCTGTTGGTGTCCGGGCATCACCAGTTTCTGGTAACTGGTGTCGGAGCCTTGGCCTCGCCAGTGGCTGGAAGCTGGTTTTGGAGCCTGGGAAGCAGTGCCTGCTGGCTAGTATAGGAGCCTTGGCCATTCCATTGGCTGGAAGCTGGTGTTGGAGCCTGGACCTCTCCAGTGGCCGGTGGCTGCTGTTGGTGTCCGGGCATCACCAGTTTCTGGTAACTGGTGTCGGAGCCTTGGCCTCTCCAGTATCCGGTTGCTGTTGTCGGAGCCTTGGTCTCGCCAGTGGCTGGTAGCTGGTGTTGGAGCCTGGACCTCTTCAGTGGCCGGTGGCTGCTGTTGGTGTCTGTGCATCACCAGTTTCCGGTAGCTGCTGTCAGAACCTGGGAAGCAGTGCCTGCTGGCTGGTGTCAGAGCCTTGGCCTCGCCAGTGGCTGGAAGCTGGTGTTGGAGCCTGGACCTCTCCAGTGGCCGGTGGCTGCTGTTGGTGTCCGGGCAGCACCACTTTCCGGTAACTGGTGTCAGAGCCTTGGCCTCGCCAGTGGTTGGAAGCTGGTGTTGGAGCCTGGACCTCGCCAGTGGCCGGTGGCTGCTGTTGGTGTCCGGGCATCACCGGTTTCCGGTAACTAGTGTCAGAGCCTCGGCCCCGCCAGTGGTTGGAAGCTGGTGTTGGAGCCTGGACCTCGCCAGTGGCCGGTGGCTGCTGTTGGTGTACGGGCATCACCAGTTTCCGGTAGCTGATGTCGGAGCCTT contains the following coding sequences:
- the LOC122831214 gene encoding SUN domain-containing protein 2-like isoform X1 — its product is MVEHGETVMKRSLRLSINGYYNSDGEPTISYRETRIKGRQRKRLLNRRIKDNDEDFIVKEEIAPLIRRGIIFLILLLSGCSCLFSALHFRSSEPVKLTPVDMDQEKLQEGYNEDLQKIKKKIDYLLPPADLWPNFALESQGARLVHTMTSETYQRTRPCRFLGITSQQQQQSIGPNIVIQGRTRLNPGECWAFTGFPGRLSIQLSHRATVTHVSLGHIPKAISPSSTVSSAPREFSVYGKKDINDEESFLGTFQYEEDGDRIQTFKLPDDKTDSFTYVSLEVNSNWGQLDYTCLYNFRVHGVIAP